The genomic window CGGTTGGTGGCCGTTGAGGCTTTGGGATCCTGTACGTTTATTGCGGCTGACAAAACAGGAACTTTAACCATTAATGAACTTACCGCAAAAAAGCTTGTCTTTCCATATCAAGAACCTTTTGAAGTTACTGGTGAGGGTATGGATCCAGAGGGATCCATCCTCCTTCCCATAGGGTGCCCACCTCAAGTAGAGACAATGGTAACACATCTTTGCCTCGCCGTAGCCCTCTGTAATGAGGGGTTTCTTGGCCGACAGGACTCGGGATGGGTTCACCATGGCGATCCTGTGGATATTGCCTTACTGGTCCTCGCCCATAAAGCCAAAATTACCCAAGTGGATGTCACAGAAAAATTTCCTCAACGTGCTTCCATTCCCTTTGAATCAGAGCGTTTATTTGCCGCAAGTCTCAACCAAACGGGAGGAAAAACCCAAGCATCGGTCAAAGGGGCTTTTGAACGGGTACTGCCTATGTGCACCCAGATGATAACTCCTGAAGGGCCGAAAACCATAGACACCCACCAAATAGAAGACCAAGCAATGGCATTAGCGCGAGAAGGTTACCGTGTTATTGCCGTAGCAACAGGGGACCTTTCATTAAAATCCGATGAGGTATTCTCAGAGGAACATCTCAACCATTTGATGTTAATCGGGCTGGTGGGGATGATTGATCCCCCTCGCGCTGAGGCGAAGGGCGCTTTGGCGACTTGCCGCAGGGCTGGAATTGAGGTCTCAATGATCACGGGAGACCATCCTATCACTGCAATGGCGGTTGCTCGGCAGGTTGGCCTCTCCGATCAAGACAACCAAGTTCGAAGCGGTCCAGAAATCAAACAGGCCAACGAGAAAGGAAAAGAGGCTTTAGACCGCTTAATTGATAAAGGCCGTGTTTTTGCCCGGGTGGAACCCCAGCAAAAATTAGAAATTGTTCAGGGTCTCACCCGTCTGGGTCATTTTGTTGCGATGACCGGGGATGGTGCCAATGACGCTCCTGCCCTCCGGGCAGCCCATGTGGGGGTTTCCATGGGAAAAAAAGGAACCGACGTCGCCCGTGAGGTCTCGGATATGATTATCACCGATGATAACTTCACTTCCATCGTCGCGGGAGTGGAGGAAGGAAGGGTGGCGTACAGCAATGTCCGAAAAGTCATTTTCCTTTTGATTTCAACAGGGGCCGCTGAAATTGTTCTATTCTTTCTTGCCTTGGCAACGGGTTTGCCCCTCCCTCTCTTGGCGGTTCAGCTTCTTTGGTTGAATCTCGTGACTAACGGCATTCAGGACGTTGCATTGGCTTTTGAACCCGCTGAAGGGGGCGAAATGAATCGGCCCCCACGGTCACCGAAAGAACCCGTATTTAATCGTTTAATGATTGAACGGACCCTCCTTTCCGCACTGGTCATGGGGGGACTCGCCTTTGGTGTATTTCAATCATTTTTAAAAGCGGGTTGGGATATTGTAGAAGCGAGAAATGTGACTTTATTACTGATGGTTTTATTTGAGAATGTCCATGTATTTAACAGTCGATCTGAAACACGGTCGGCATTTCGCCACAACCCTTTCCGGAACCCCCTTCTTCTCTTTGGTACAGTTGTTGCCCAATTGGTGCACATCGGGGCCATGTATACACCAGGGCTCAAATATGTGTTAGATCTTCAACCTATTCCCTTTGGACTTTGGCTGGGACTTTTGGGAATTGCCCTCCTTCTCCTTTTGGTTATGGAGGGTCATAAAATCTTTTGGGGTTGGAGATTATCCAAAAAGTTAGATGGAACGAAACCTATGCGGCCTTAACATAATCTTTTCTCCAAGGCTTTTTTTACCGTCTCTTTTAATTCCTGCATTTTAAAAGGTTTGGTCATATACCGAAAGGATCCCCTTTCCATCGCTTCTACGGAAGTTTGCCAATCCCCAAAAGCGGTAATAACAATCACTGGAACATCAGGTGAAGCCTCTTTTACCACCGGAAGGAGTTCCAGCCCTCCCATCTTAGGCATTTTCATATCGGTGATGACCAAATCAAAAGTTCCATGGGCCACCATGAGGGCCGCTTCTGCCCCGTCCTTGGCCTGGATTATTTCATAACCCTCCTCTGAAAGCTCATCCGTCAAAAGAGAACGCATTTCAGAATCATCCTCTACAACTAATATCCGCATCGGGACTTTATGGTTGGTTCCTGAACCCATGAAAAATACACTCCCCTTCAGAGGGATTTAAGAAAATCCATAAAATGAACAAAGGCTTAAATGACCCAAAACCCTTCGGTTATCTAGATCAGCAAAATTCAAGCCCAAAAATCCAAGCCCAATAACAAAAATAATAAACAATAAAATTCAATAAGTTATATAAAATATTGGGACCCTATTGGTATTCATGTTTAACGCCAGAATGAGGCATTTTGCTACGCTTTATTTCCCGTTTTTGGGTCAAAAAGCCTATTGGCTTATGAAAACCCAATAAAAAACGTTTATCTTAGGGGGAATTAATTTTCATTTTCAAACTATTCTTCAGAAGAAAGCGGTTTAAAAATCTGAGGTTTCTCTGAACCACTCACTTCCAGAATTCCTAAGGCCCCTTTATCAAAGGCCCGAAAAATACTATGATCAACCAAAATATAGCTTCCCGGAACGTCCAATTGAATTTCAACAATTGCAGCTCCTCCCGCGGGGACCAATGTGGTCTGAACATTCTCAGCAGGGGGACGTCCCACCGCACCTTCTTGATAGACCCGATCAAAAATCTCTCCGATCACATGAAAGGAAGAAACAAGGTTGGGTCCTCCATTTCCGACATATAATCGGATTTTTTCACCCACCTTTGCCTTTAGAGATTTTTCTCCTGTTAAAGAGCCCTTCCGACCGTTAAATAACACATACTCAGGTTGTTCTCTTTGTCCTTTTTCCAGTGAAAATGCCTGGAGTCCTTTTTCACCGTGTTTTCCCTCTGTGTAAAAATCACCTTGTACGATATAAAACTCCCGATCTACCTTCGCAAGTCCCCCCGGGGGCTCAACAAGAATTAGACCGTACATACCATTTGCAATGTGCATTGGGACATGGGGGGTTGCACAATGGTAAATGTATAACCCCGGGTTTAAGGTTTTCCATTCAAACCGTGTTTGCGAACCTGGCGCGGTTTGGGTCACCTTGGCTCCTCCGCCTGGGCCGTTAACTGCATGAAGGTCAATGGAATGGGGAAAGGTGCTGGTTTTATGGTTCTTCAAAGTTAATTCGATGGTATCTCCTTGCCGCACACGTATAAATGGCCCGGGGACCGTATCTCCGAATGTCCAGAACTCATACTCAACACCATCGGCGATTAAAGATTTAAATTCCTTTGTTTCCAGTTCGACTTGAACACGAGCGGGCTTGTCCCGTTGGGTCATAGGCGGGACATTGGGAGGGTTACTTATGCCGGCTCTTACTACCTCCCCTGCATTGGTTAAGGAATAAAAGAAAACGAAAACAATCCCAAAAATTAAAATGAACCACTTGTTGAATTCAAACATGAAATGCCTCCTTATCACAGGTCAGAAAAAAAATAGGTAGGATGGGTTTATTTCCTATTGGCTTCCCTTTATTAACCCCATCTTATTTAAAGGGACCAAAATCCGAAATCCAAGGGAAAAGCTCATTAAGACACCGCCTCCGAACACCGCATACGCAAAAACAGGGAAACGCTTTGTAAACCACAAGGACCCGATATGGAAAAGCTAGCCTTCAAAGATAGCACTTCGAGCCAATTTATAAGCTTTGTCTGCTAAGTTTTGAATCGCATCTAACTCTTTTTTAAATTCATCCAAATGAAAACGATGCCAAAGTTCTCCTGACTTTTTCAACCGTCCTCGGGAGTCTTCCAGAAGGGCTTTGGCCTCCTTTAATTCTCTTCCCTCTTCCTTTCCTAAATCAATCATAAACTGTGCCAGTTCAATTTTTTTTCGGGCCTTTTCACTCTCAGCAAGGGCTTGTTTTGCGATGTCGGGAACCTCCGGTTTAATCTTCTGATCAATGTTATGGCAAATGGTACATCGTCCTACAATTCGAAGGGGAATGACGGCTTGAATGTCCATTTGAAACCCATGGCAGGTGGTACAGGTGGGTGCAAGTCTATCTTTTTTTAGATTTTGGTAATGAAGGCCTTTTTTAAATTCCTGAAAAACGCCCGAATGACAGGAACCACAGGTTTCTGGAATATTTTTAAAATAAATTGGGCTTTTTAATTTTTTAGAAGACAACACCCCTAGATGGGCTTTGCTTTTTTTAGATTGTTGGGGATCGCCTCCATGGCATTGATCACAGGTTATGCCCTTCTCTCCATGAACCGACCCGTACCAATGAATAAACAGGTCCTGATACCAGGCGGGAAGATCCTGGATGGTCTCCACCTGTCGATGGCACTCCACACAAGAATTTGAAGCCCATGTCCAACTCGCTCCCCCAATTGGCCCCACCACAACCAACAAAAGAAAAATGGGTCTTCGTGTAATCGAGTGGGTAAAAATTGTTAAAAAGTGTTTAAGGTCCATACAGGGCAAGGGTCAAGTCAAAGTCATTCTGTGGTTGAAGCCTTTGAAGTATTAGAGGTTCCCGCAAAATCCAGTTCGTCATTCCCGAATGGTTTTATCGGGCCCGCCTGCCGGCAGGCAGGAATCCAGGATTCAAAAAATCAACATCTTCTGGATTCCCGCTCCCCGATAGAGGCATTCGAGGACAGGCTTCGCGGGAATGACGGGAAGGGCCTGGATTTCCAATTTCCCCTGCCTGCAAGTGCCCGCCGGACAGGCGGGTAATGACAAAATTTACCCACTCACTTCCACGATGAGCCCAAAATAAATAGAGGCATGGAACCCCCTGGTTTGACAAAGGAATGGGGGTAGAATAAAATAAGGTTCCGTTTGGAGGCTCCGATGATCCCATTAGCCGTTTTGATGAGTCGACATATCCAAAAAATTCCGGAAGACGGAAGCCTTTTCGATGCGTCAAAGATCATGAGGGATATGAAAATCGGTTCCCTTTTGGTGGAACGGGATCAGGAATATGTGGGGGTTCTTAGTGAAACCGATTTGGTTCGCCGGGCATTGGCAGAAGGTGTGGATCTCAAAAAAACACGGGTCGATTCCATTATGAGTACGCCCATCATTACCATTGATATCAACAAATCCGGAATGGAGGCAAGTGAACTCATGAGTGACCATCGTATCCGGCATCTTGCGGTGACCGAACATGGTAAAATCGTGGGCGTTATTTCTGTCCGGGATCTTCTGATCTATTTTAAAAACCGCTTTTAGTTTTATCCTCCGGTCTTCTGTGGTGTTCTGCATCCTCTTCTAAGGTAATAATCTTTTTCTCAGGTTTCAAATGAATTTGTTTTAAATGAAGGGCTGTATCTGGAAAGAAAGATTCAATGAAACCGATCAGTCCTTTCAGATACCGGTTGGACAGGATCGGGTTTTCAGAAAAAGTTTTCAAAAATGATGCTTTGGCTTCTATCACATCGGCCAAGGTTTCTTTGGCAGAGGGAGCGTCTTTCAGAAAAACATCCACCTCCTTTTTCATAAATTCTCCAAAATCTGAAAGGTTGGCGCCAGGAACATGAAGTGGGCTTAAGGACCGCCTCACAAATTCTAAACCCAAAAGGAGTTCACTATCTTGGGCGGAAGGGCGATGGTGAAAATAAGCGTAAGCGGTCATGTCCAAAAGGTTAAGAAATGTCACTCCCTGTTTCCCAAACTTGCCTTCGAGGGTTTCCGATAGCTTTAGGCGTTCTTGAGAAAAATACTGTCCAATTTTTCCCCGCTGGTATGTCTCGTGGTTGGACAGGTAGATGCAGTCTTCAGGGCAACGAATAACGGTGATCCGAAATTCACCGCAACAGGGACTGCAGATGTTTCCCCCAAGGGCCGGACAAAAGCGTTTTCCTTTTTTTTGATGACAGTTCACACATTTCTGTGTCATAAAATTCCCGGGTGTGCAATTTAAAAAATTTTTTGAGCGATCAAACTGACGCGAATGGGTTGCTCATCGGGGAGGCCTTCACGGTAGAAGAGGATTCTGAAGTCTACAAAAAGACCTAAGAGTTCGTTATGTTCAAAGCAATACTCTCTATTTTTCGGGATCCCGTGACGGAGATGCTGATCGATTAAAAAAGTTTCATAAACCAAAACCCCCCCCTTTTTTAAGGCTGATTTCATTTGGGGAATCAGATTCCTTTGAAGATAAAAAAAACAGATGACCACATTATAGTCGTTTGAGGGGAGAGTGGTTTTTTCAAGATTGACCTGTTGGGTGTTAACGGATAGGTTTTTCTCCAATGCCAAATGCCGGCACACCTCTATGGCATGGGGGTTTCGCTCCAAACCATCCACCTCAAAACCTTGTGAAGCAAGGAAAAGGGAATTTCTTCCTTCTCCCATAGCAATGTCCAGTGCTTTTCCTTTAGGTAAAAGGGAAAGGAATTCCTTTAAAAGGGATGAGGGAACCGTTTCATGATTATGCACGTATCATCCTGGGATGATGAATTTGGGGCGGAAATGAAATGGTGTTTGGGAGGGATTAGAGATGACAGGGGTTTTTTGCATTGGGCCCTGTCATCTCAAACCTTAATTGCGAACGCCACTCCAAACTTTTGCAGGATCAATTTCCTTGTCTGGGTTCAGCCTTCTTGCTCTTTCCAGAAGTACATCCGTGGTTTCTGGAAAAGCCGGGTCTGAAATACAACAATCGGGGACCGGACAAACGGCGGCACATTGAGGCTCATCAAAGTGTCCCACACATTCTGTACATCGCTCGTGGGTGATGACATAAATATTGTCTCCCACCCCGTCTCCCTCGGTGACGGGATAACCAGCAGCTTCCGCAGCACTACGAGTCTCAAAAATCGCCTCATTTGGACATTCTGGAAGACACGCAGCGCACGCAATACATTCATCTGTAATTTTTACCGACATCGCTTCCTCCTTTTTTACGAAAAAGGCCTTTGGATAAAAAAAAGAAACTTCTTTTAATATACAATGGGATATGTCCCAAGTCAACTTGATTTTTTTTCAAAAAAAAGGAAGAAAAAGAACGGTGGGATTCAAGAGAAAGGCCAATAAAACAATATGTTAGGTATTTTGGTTCAATTTCTCCAGGACCTCTTTTGGGTGGGTTTCAACTTTAATTTTTTCGTAAATTTCTTCAATTATTCCTTTTTTATTAATGACAAAAGTGGACCGGTTTATTCCAAAGAATTTTTTTCCATACATACTTTTTTGGCCATAAACCCCATAGGTTTTGGAGACTTGTGCGTCTTTATCGCTGAGTAAAGGGAAAGATAATTGGTATTTATTTGTGAAATTCTGGTGAGATTCAATGGAGTCCAGACTTATTCCAAAAACCACTGCATCTGTTTTTTTGAATTGATCGTTAAGATCCCGAAAACCGCAGGCCTCTTTCGTGCAACCGGGGGTATTGTCTTTGGGATAGAAGAAAAGAATTACCGATTTTTTATTTTTAAAATCCTTCAGGTGAACGGTTCCACCCTGATTTGAGGGAAGAGAAAAATCTGGAGCGTTTTGTCCTACTTTAATTTTCATAGAATTCCTGGATCCTCCTCGGATTCGAATAGTTGTCTTTT from Nitrospiria bacterium includes these protein-coding regions:
- a CDS encoding HAD-IC family P-type ATPase — its product is MNLDQTNGVGCLKDPHTLSIEEVRKRLGVPPRGLSVAKARSRLGQFGPNVLPQPKAPGILLIFFRQFLSPLIYILLAAAGVSLFLKEFSDSLFIFLVLLVNAIIGAVQEYRAQRSAEALRNLVATYARVEREGEAYEIEAKEIVPGDLVLLESGNKIPADLRLISTQGLEINESLLTGESKPNLKKNHIELSPETLLADRSNMAFAGTMVTRGRGRGFATATGASTELGKIAQAALGETSAKPPLLLRMEKFTGWIGLTVVVLVLIIAAVASTQGSSLGEIFFLAVALAVSAIPEGLPVALTVALAIGASRMAKRNVIVRRLVAVEALGSCTFIAADKTGTLTINELTAKKLVFPYQEPFEVTGEGMDPEGSILLPIGCPPQVETMVTHLCLAVALCNEGFLGRQDSGWVHHGDPVDIALLVLAHKAKITQVDVTEKFPQRASIPFESERLFAASLNQTGGKTQASVKGAFERVLPMCTQMITPEGPKTIDTHQIEDQAMALAREGYRVIAVATGDLSLKSDEVFSEEHLNHLMLIGLVGMIDPPRAEAKGALATCRRAGIEVSMITGDHPITAMAVARQVGLSDQDNQVRSGPEIKQANEKGKEALDRLIDKGRVFARVEPQQKLEIVQGLTRLGHFVAMTGDGANDAPALRAAHVGVSMGKKGTDVAREVSDMIITDDNFTSIVAGVEEGRVAYSNVRKVIFLLISTGAAEIVLFFLALATGLPLPLLAVQLLWLNLVTNGIQDVALAFEPAEGGEMNRPPRSPKEPVFNRLMIERTLLSALVMGGLAFGVFQSFLKAGWDIVEARNVTLLLMVLFENVHVFNSRSETRSAFRHNPFRNPLLLFGTVVAQLVHIGAMYTPGLKYVLDLQPIPFGLWLGLLGIALLLLLVMEGHKIFWGWRLSKKLDGTKPMRP
- a CDS encoding response regulator, with translation MGSGTNHKVPMRILVVEDDSEMRSLLTDELSEEGYEIIQAKDGAEAALMVAHGTFDLVITDMKMPKMGGLELLPVVKEASPDVPVIVITAFGDWQTSVEAMERGSFRYMTKPFKMQELKETVKKALEKRLC
- a CDS encoding ammonia-forming cytochrome c nitrite reductase subunit c552, with amino-acid sequence METIQDLPAWYQDLFIHWYGSVHGEKGITCDQCHGGDPQQSKKSKAHLGVLSSKKLKSPIYFKNIPETCGSCHSGVFQEFKKGLHYQNLKKDRLAPTCTTCHGFQMDIQAVIPLRIVGRCTICHNIDQKIKPEVPDIAKQALAESEKARKKIELAQFMIDLGKEEGRELKEAKALLEDSRGRLKKSGELWHRFHLDEFKKELDAIQNLADKAYKLARSAIFEG
- a CDS encoding CBS domain-containing protein produces the protein MIPLAVLMSRHIQKIPEDGSLFDASKIMRDMKIGSLLVERDQEYVGVLSETDLVRRALAEGVDLKKTRVDSIMSTPIITIDINKSGMEASELMSDHRIRHLAVTEHGKIVGVISVRDLLIYFKNRF
- a CDS encoding methyltransferase domain-containing protein, encoding MHNHETVPSSLLKEFLSLLPKGKALDIAMGEGRNSLFLASQGFEVDGLERNPHAIEVCRHLALEKNLSVNTQQVNLEKTTLPSNDYNVVICFFYLQRNLIPQMKSALKKGGVLVYETFLIDQHLRHGIPKNREYCFEHNELLGLFVDFRILFYREGLPDEQPIRVSLIAQKIF
- a CDS encoding YfhL family 4Fe-4S dicluster ferredoxin → MSVKITDECIACAACLPECPNEAIFETRSAAEAAGYPVTEGDGVGDNIYVITHERCTECVGHFDEPQCAAVCPVPDCCISDPAFPETTDVLLERARRLNPDKEIDPAKVWSGVRN
- the bcp gene encoding thioredoxin-dependent thiol peroxidase encodes the protein MKIKVGQNAPDFSLPSNQGGTVHLKDFKNKKSVILFFYPKDNTPGCTKEACGFRDLNDQFKKTDAVVFGISLDSIESHQNFTNKYQLSFPLLSDKDAQVSKTYGVYGQKSMYGKKFFGINRSTFVINKKGIIEEIYEKIKVETHPKEVLEKLNQNT